The following proteins are encoded in a genomic region of Brachypodium distachyon strain Bd21 chromosome 1, Brachypodium_distachyon_v3.0, whole genome shotgun sequence:
- the LOC100824439 gene encoding CLK4-associating serine/arginine rich protein, producing MGSCVSKKAARGSVTAGAKAKAPQPPQQLPPEKDNNAVPPVVVEEEEEEVKEVLSETAVPRPPRPPEPEPEHEKVKKKAQQEDEEQQGSDSVSAGSSIVEKPMLKSGRSEQEALEDSPPGKARERRKNSPSEQLGKSYSKDGGNGSIVRARSPSPGSSGHSRRQQSAIAGQQQPVPVPVPRPREQPAVVSGIGCRSGRFYSPSAARRAAESAVRRTYSAREADMALPSSRTSGSGSSAKRSLHASINGNGVVRRGDTGERSGRRSDSPTARRPPASPAANGSAISRQGSATRRAPPKEDASPEKIKQQCGRGRVPVEVVEDEFDGPALSGKQHGDAAAEGPLGQNPSVAMECFIFL from the coding sequence ATGGGGAGCTGCGTGAGCAAGAAGGCCGCCCGCGGCAGTGTCACTGCCGGGGCCAAGGCGAAGGCGCCccagccgccgcagcagctccCGCCGGAGAAGGATAATAATGCGGTGCCGCccgtggtggtggaggaggaagaggaggaggtcaaggaggtgctgtccgagACGGCAGTGCCGCGACCCCCaaggccgccggagccggagccggagcacgagaaggtgaagaagaaggcgcaGCAAGAAGATGAGGAGCAGCAAGGTTCCGACAGCGTGTCGGCAGGGTCCTCCATCGTGGAAAAGCCAATGCTCAAGTCCggaagaagcgagcaggagGCGCTTGAGGACTCGCCGCCGGGGAAggcgagagagaggaggaagaactccCCTTCGGAGCAGCTGGGGAAGAGTTACTCCAAGGACGGTGGGAACGGGAGCATCGTGCGGGCGAGGTCGCCCTCTCCTGGGTCGTCGGGGCACAGCAGAAGGCAGCAGAGCGCCATCgccggccagcagcagccggtGCCCGTGCCCGTGCCGCGGCCTCGCGAGCAGCCCGCGGTGGTGTCCGGCATCGGCTGCCGCAGCGGCAGGTTCTACTCGCCTTCCGCGGCAAGGAGAGCGGCAGAGAGCGCCGTCAGGCGCACCTACTCCGCCAGGGAAGCCGACATGGCGCTCCCGTCGTCCCGGACCTCTGGCTCTGGCTCTTCTGCCAAGCGGTCCCTCCACGCGAGCATCAACGGCAACGGCGTAGTCAGGCGGGGGGACACTGGCGAGCGTTCTGGCAGGAGGTCCGACTCCCCGACGGCTAGGCGCCCGCCGGCGTCTCCTGCCGCGAACGGCAGTGCCATCAGCCGGCAAGGGAGCGCCACGCGCAGGGCACCGCCAAAGGAGGACGCCAGTCCGGAGAAGATCAAGCAGCAATGTGGCCGCGGGCGGGTCCCGGTGGAAGTGGTCGAGGACGAATTCGACGGACCGGCGTTGTCGGGAAAACAGCAcggggatgcggcggcggaagggCCGTTGGGCCAGAATCCCTCGGTGGCCATGGAGTGCTTCATCTTCCTCTAG